The following coding sequences lie in one Heyndrickxia oleronia genomic window:
- a CDS encoding GrpB family protein, giving the protein MRKVEVTKYNENWIVLFQEEARKLTEIFGTELLEIHHFGSTSVKGLKAKPIIDMLLVVKDIQLVNKFNGEMRSLGYVPKGENGIPERRYFQKGGDQRTHHVHIYEKDNKQIIRHLAFRDYLREHPDAVKMYGDLKMELAKRFPFNIDSYIDGKESLVLELEKKALKWWMSTHK; this is encoded by the coding sequence ATGAGAAAAGTAGAGGTTACTAAATACAATGAAAATTGGATTGTATTATTTCAGGAAGAAGCACGAAAATTAACAGAAATCTTTGGCACAGAGCTTCTTGAGATCCATCATTTTGGTAGTACATCTGTAAAAGGTTTAAAAGCAAAGCCTATTATTGATATGCTGCTTGTGGTAAAGGATATTCAATTGGTGAATAAGTTTAATGGAGAAATGAGATCACTTGGTTATGTGCCAAAGGGAGAAAACGGGATACCTGAACGAAGATATTTTCAAAAGGGTGGAGACCAGCGAACCCATCATGTTCACATCTATGAAAAAGACAATAAACAGATTATTAGACATCTTGCGTTTCGAGATTATCTGCGTGAACATCCCGATGCAGTAAAAATGTACGGTGACTTGAAAATGGAATTAGCTAAACGTTTTCCATTCAATATTGATTCATATATAGATGGTAAAGAAAGTCTTGTATTGGAGCTGGAAAAGAAAGCATTAAAATGGTGGATGAGCACCCATAAATAA
- a CDS encoding NIPSNAP family protein, with translation MFYRRKFYIVKKEFVDIFNKHFNETNLPNQLKHGSRLIGRWMKPNEDDTMEIFAIWAYDSYDDYQRIEAKIKSDSSHLKRIANWYEQNGGREQVYRNYIVEVRNEVLTSTVI, from the coding sequence ATGTTTTATCGACGAAAGTTTTATATAGTAAAAAAGGAGTTTGTAGATATTTTTAATAAGCATTTTAATGAAACGAATTTACCGAACCAATTAAAACATGGTTCGCGTTTGATCGGAAGATGGATGAAGCCAAATGAAGACGATACGATGGAAATATTCGCCATATGGGCATATGACAGCTATGATGATTATCAAAGGATTGAAGCGAAAATTAAAAGTGATTCCTCTCATTTAAAACGAATAGCTAATTGGTATGAACAAAATGGTGGTAGAGAACAAGTATATCGCAATTACATAGTAGAAGTAAGAAACGAAGTATTAACATCAACTGTTATATAA
- a CDS encoding GNAT family N-acetyltransferase, with translation MIIKLENKHRDIAQKILKVQIPSYRVEADIIGYYDIPPLKDTVEHIQKCQETFYGYIIEEELCGVISFKVNKGVVDIHRLIVHPNHFRKGIAQHLLDHILGSKDYVAMKVSTGSKNTPAVQFYYKNGFQKIEEIVVDESLSISCFEKQLNKI, from the coding sequence ATGATAATAAAATTAGAAAATAAACATCGGGATATTGCTCAGAAAATCTTGAAGGTTCAAATTCCCTCATATCGTGTTGAGGCAGATATTATCGGTTACTATGATATCCCACCATTAAAGGACACAGTGGAACATATCCAAAAATGCCAAGAAACCTTCTATGGTTATATTATTGAAGAAGAATTATGCGGTGTGATTTCATTTAAAGTGAATAAGGGAGTAGTTGATATACATCGATTAATTGTACACCCAAATCATTTTAGAAAAGGAATTGCCCAACATCTACTTGATCACATTTTGGGAAGTAAAGATTATGTTGCCATGAAAGTATCAACCGGATCCAAAAATACACCAGCTGTACAGTTTTATTATAAAAATGGTTTTCAGAAGATTGAAGAAATAGTCGTGGATGAATCTCTTTCAATAAGTTGTTTCGAGAAACAATTAAATAAAATTTGA
- a CDS encoding DUF2164 domain-containing protein, which produces MFIKLTKEQKQLMISDIQYFFSQERDEEISEFAAERVFDFIKESLAPHFYNAAVNDVKTVVEQQYASLEDEILTLERPIK; this is translated from the coding sequence TTGTTTATTAAACTTACTAAAGAACAAAAACAACTTATGATATCAGATATTCAATACTTTTTCTCTCAAGAAAGAGATGAAGAAATATCGGAATTTGCTGCTGAAAGAGTATTTGATTTTATTAAAGAATCACTAGCTCCTCACTTTTACAACGCAGCAGTAAACGATGTAAAAACGGTCGTTGAACAGCAATATGCCTCACTAGAAGATGAAATTCTAACTCTTGAGCGCCCGATCAAATAA
- a CDS encoding GNAT family N-acetyltransferase, which translates to MEIRLAEEKDIDQLIKMRWDFTIEEDYENKIQPSAFEDFKQECRTFLEKYLDGDQWFIWIAEDEGIIVSHIYIEIIQKVPRPGRITKPFAYMTNVYTVKEYRNKGIGSRLLSRINEWVKENNYEFVIVWPSDDSVNFYQKNGYVQCTEPMEYFPN; encoded by the coding sequence ATGGAGATTCGACTTGCTGAAGAAAAAGACATTGATCAATTAATAAAAATGAGATGGGATTTTACTATTGAAGAAGATTATGAGAATAAGATTCAACCATCTGCCTTTGAAGATTTTAAGCAAGAATGCCGAACATTTTTGGAGAAATATTTAGATGGTGATCAATGGTTTATCTGGATTGCTGAAGACGAGGGGATAATTGTTTCCCATATATATATAGAAATAATACAAAAAGTTCCGAGACCTGGTAGGATTACAAAACCTTTTGCCTATATGACTAATGTTTATACCGTTAAAGAGTATAGAAATAAAGGGATTGGAAGCAGATTACTATCAAGAATAAATGAATGGGTAAAGGAAAATAATTATGAATTTGTTATTGTTTGGCCAAGTGATGATAGTGTAAATTTTTATCAAAAAAATGGTTATGTTCAATGTACAGAACCAATGGAATATTTCCCTAATTAA
- a CDS encoding 8-oxo-dGTP diphosphatase — protein MKEEINYKFWTVCMIQNQDKVLLLDRQHDHFNGFIPPGGKVEFPESFVECAIREVKEETGLDVKNLKYKGIYEYVNPEKNDRYIIFNYITNEFEGQLLQNSSEGKPVWVNIDEIDQLPMQQSIRRRFPLFFQEGTFEIHVKWDNQKNTEGEVFIRKT, from the coding sequence TTGAAAGAGGAAATTAATTATAAGTTTTGGACTGTATGTATGATACAGAATCAGGATAAAGTTCTATTACTAGATCGACAGCATGATCATTTCAATGGCTTTATACCTCCTGGTGGAAAAGTAGAATTTCCAGAAAGCTTTGTTGAATGTGCAATCAGAGAAGTAAAAGAAGAAACCGGATTGGATGTTAAAAACCTAAAGTATAAAGGCATATATGAGTATGTTAATCCAGAAAAAAATGATCGATACATTATTTTTAATTATATAACCAATGAATTTGAAGGGCAATTACTGCAAAATTCATCTGAAGGAAAGCCAGTATGGGTTAATATAGATGAAATCGATCAGTTACCTATGCAGCAGTCCATTCGGAGAAGATTTCCGTTATTTTTTCAGGAAGGAACCTTCGAAATCCATGTTAAATGGGATAATCAAAAAAATACTGAAGGTGAAGTATTCATTAGAAAAACATAA
- a CDS encoding DinB family protein, whose product MNQRHEVLFNQLKSYRSYILHVLENVTKEEADIVPNGFNNNIRWNMGHIYLDQYLWIHALTKDKMVEKETLQTWFGFGTSPTQFTSETPSYEELKCLLKKQPSDIKETYGERLEEEFPPTEMGMHTIEQVLIRTIFHEGMHLQAILDLKKCIL is encoded by the coding sequence ATGAATCAACGTCATGAGGTTTTGTTTAACCAACTAAAGAGCTATCGTAGTTATATTCTACATGTACTCGAAAATGTAACAAAGGAAGAAGCAGACATCGTTCCAAATGGATTTAATAATAACATTCGTTGGAACATGGGGCATATCTATCTTGATCAGTATTTATGGATTCATGCATTAACAAAGGATAAAATGGTAGAAAAAGAAACACTTCAAACTTGGTTTGGCTTTGGAACATCACCTACTCAATTCACCTCTGAAACCCCTTCCTATGAAGAATTAAAGTGTTTATTAAAGAAACAACCTTCTGATATTAAAGAAACATATGGAGAGAGATTAGAAGAGGAATTTCCACCAACTGAAATGGGTATGCATACAATTGAACAAGTGCTTATCCGAACCATCTTTCACGAAGGAATGCACCTGCAAGCCATTCTTGATTTAAAAAAATGTATATTATAG
- a CDS encoding LysE family transporter, with translation MMLCSYFNLLLKNYIPKIELAMSVIGAVYMIYLAVKIITSKDSNSEGDKKNNSFTTGMLLQFINPKGILYGLTVVATFILPFQSSTISITLYSIFLGFIGFLSTFCWGMFGSVFQKFLSKYKNQFNIVMALLLVYVAISIFI, from the coding sequence ATGATGTTATGCAGTTATTTTAATTTGCTTTTAAAAAACTATATTCCCAAAATTGAACTTGCCATGTCAGTGATTGGCGCTGTTTATATGATTTATCTTGCTGTGAAAATTATAACGAGTAAAGATAGTAATTCTGAAGGTGATAAAAAAAATAATAGCTTTACTACAGGAATGCTTCTACAATTTATCAATCCAAAGGGGATATTATACGGTTTAACTGTAGTAGCAACGTTTATTCTTCCTTTTCAATCATCAACTATTAGTATTACTCTCTATTCAATATTTCTAGGATTTATAGGTTTTTTAAGTACTTTTTGTTGGGGAATGTTCGGTTCTGTTTTTCAGAAATTTCTTTCAAAATACAAAAACCAATTTAATATAGTAATGGCCTTACTATTGGTATATGTTGCTATATCAATATTTATCTAG
- a CDS encoding helix-turn-helix domain-containing protein encodes MEEIHQILAKNLKGIRERKKLSLEKVSELTGVSKTMIGQIERGESSPTLTTIWKIANGLKTSFTSLINEPQPQAKVVFRHEIQPLIEDNGKYKVYPYFPFQENRRFEIYTVEIEENGFLQAEAHPEGTEEFITVYDGILTLYVNDLIYTIKTGDSIRFKADRAHTYQNTGDSITRLSMTIYYPS; translated from the coding sequence ATGGAAGAAATTCATCAAATACTTGCTAAAAATTTAAAAGGAATAAGGGAAAGGAAAAAATTAAGCTTAGAAAAAGTATCCGAACTTACTGGAGTAAGTAAAACCATGATCGGTCAAATAGAAAGAGGTGAATCAAGTCCTACACTTACAACGATATGGAAAATCGCAAATGGGTTAAAAACATCTTTTACCTCATTAATTAATGAACCACAACCTCAGGCAAAAGTTGTTTTTCGTCATGAAATTCAACCATTAATCGAAGATAATGGCAAATATAAAGTATACCCTTATTTTCCTTTCCAAGAAAATAGGAGATTTGAAATATATACAGTAGAAATCGAAGAAAATGGGTTCCTACAAGCTGAAGCACATCCAGAAGGAACAGAGGAATTTATTACTGTTTATGATGGAATACTAACTTTATATGTAAATGATTTAATATATACAATAAAAACTGGGGATTCTATTCGTTTCAAAGCTGATAGGGCACATACATATCAAAATACTGGTGATTCAATAACACGTCTTAGCATGACTATATATTATCCCTCCTAG
- a CDS encoding ABC transporter ATP-binding protein produces MGEALLEVKNLKKYFPVSKGMFKKFGDSVKAVDDVSFTIEKGDVFGLVGESGSGKSTIGKTILRLHDKTDGEVSFKGRDVFALSKKELRELRTQTQLVFQDPFSSLNPRLRVGDAIGEAMIEHGLVSKKEVRTKVLEVLEKCGLSSYHIDRYPHEFSGGQRQRIVIARAMALNPEFIVMDEPVAALDVSIQAQIINLFSDLQREHGLSYLFISHDLSVVEHLCTKIAIMYLGNIVEFSTKEELFDHPLHPYTKALLSAVPIPDPTIKRERIILKGDIPSPVNPPSGCKFRTRCPLATDICAQKIPEYREVQSNHFVACHLV; encoded by the coding sequence ATGGGTGAAGCATTATTAGAAGTGAAAAATTTAAAAAAATATTTCCCTGTATCCAAAGGAATGTTTAAAAAATTTGGAGATTCGGTAAAAGCTGTTGACGATGTTAGCTTTACAATCGAAAAAGGAGATGTTTTCGGTCTTGTCGGTGAATCCGGAAGCGGTAAATCAACCATTGGAAAAACGATTTTAAGACTTCATGATAAAACAGATGGTGAAGTTTCATTTAAGGGTAGGGATGTTTTTGCGTTATCAAAAAAAGAATTGAGAGAGCTTCGGACACAGACACAGCTTGTTTTTCAAGATCCTTTCAGCTCTTTGAATCCCCGCCTTCGCGTAGGTGACGCAATTGGTGAAGCAATGATTGAGCATGGATTAGTATCTAAAAAAGAAGTAAGAACGAAGGTATTAGAAGTTCTAGAGAAATGTGGCCTTTCTTCATATCATATTGACCGTTATCCGCATGAATTTTCTGGCGGTCAGAGACAGAGAATTGTCATTGCTCGAGCAATGGCATTAAACCCTGAATTTATTGTGATGGATGAACCTGTTGCTGCACTTGATGTTTCTATTCAAGCTCAAATCATTAATCTATTTAGTGATTTACAACGTGAACATGGGTTATCATACTTATTTATTTCGCATGATTTAAGTGTAGTAGAGCACTTATGTACAAAGATTGCGATTATGTATTTAGGGAACATCGTTGAATTTTCAACAAAAGAAGAGTTGTTTGATCATCCTTTACATCCATATACGAAGGCACTACTTTCCGCTGTTCCTATACCGGATCCAACCATCAAGCGTGAGCGGATTATATTAAAAGGAGATATACCTAGTCCGGTCAATCCACCATCTGGATGTAAATTTCGAACAAGATGTCCTTTGGCTACAGATATTTGTGCACAAAAGATACCGGAATATCGAGAGGTGCAGAGCAATCATTTTGTTGCATGTCATTTAGTCTAA
- a CDS encoding ABC transporter ATP-binding protein: protein MGEVLLEVNHLQTNFYTENGVVKAVNDVSFSIHKGQTVCIVGESGCGKSITALSLMQLIPENGKIDGGEVYFSGKNLLNLNKKDIRRLRGNDIGMIFQEPMTSLNPVFTIGEQMIEPLQEHLLLSKKDAYKKAMELITMMGIPNAEKIINQYPHELSGGMLQRIMIALAISCDPKLIIADEPTTALDVTIQAQILDILREIKKNLNTSILLITHDLGVVAEMADYVVVMYAGKVVEEGPVLELFSNPQHPYTKGLLKAKPVIGERKDRLYTIAGQVPNLVDLKESCYFADRCEYAMDHCRIKQPSFSTVSDEHHVACWLFEEGVTNG, encoded by the coding sequence ATGGGCGAGGTGCTATTAGAGGTAAATCATTTACAAACTAATTTTTACACAGAAAATGGTGTTGTAAAAGCAGTGAATGATGTTAGCTTTTCGATACATAAGGGTCAAACGGTTTGTATTGTTGGTGAATCAGGGTGTGGCAAGAGTATTACAGCATTATCATTAATGCAGCTTATTCCGGAAAATGGGAAGATAGATGGCGGAGAGGTATATTTCTCTGGAAAAAATCTTTTGAATTTAAATAAAAAAGATATTCGGCGTTTACGTGGAAATGATATTGGCATGATTTTTCAAGAACCAATGACATCTTTAAATCCTGTTTTTACCATAGGAGAGCAAATGATAGAACCGCTTCAAGAACATTTATTACTAAGTAAAAAGGATGCATATAAAAAAGCAATGGAGCTTATCACGATGATGGGAATTCCAAATGCTGAGAAGATTATAAATCAATATCCACATGAATTAAGCGGTGGAATGCTTCAAAGGATTATGATTGCACTTGCGATAAGCTGTGATCCTAAATTAATTATTGCAGATGAACCAACAACAGCATTGGATGTAACTATCCAAGCACAGATTTTAGATATTTTAAGAGAGATTAAGAAGAATTTAAATACATCAATTTTATTGATTACCCATGACCTTGGAGTTGTTGCTGAAATGGCTGATTATGTAGTCGTCATGTATGCTGGAAAGGTTGTGGAGGAAGGTCCTGTTCTGGAGTTGTTTTCCAACCCCCAACACCCTTATACAAAAGGCTTATTAAAAGCAAAACCAGTTATAGGAGAGAGGAAAGATCGTCTTTATACGATTGCAGGTCAAGTCCCTAATCTCGTTGATCTAAAGGAATCCTGTTATTTTGCAGATCGTTGTGAATATGCCATGGATCATTGTCGCATCAAACAACCGTCATTCTCAACAGTATCAGACGAACATCATGTTGCTTGTTGGCTTTTCGAGGAAGGTGTCACAAATGGGTGA
- the opp4C gene encoding oligopeptide ABC transporter permease, which yields MTERVVKSPSLWKQTYRRLKKNKWAMCSLFFLIFMFLVSFIGPHFSPYILDRTNVADINQPPSSAHWLGTDNYGRDVLTRLMMAGQISLTIGLASMFLSIVIGSLLGAISGYYRGIVDMVIMRLADILMSIPGLPLLLILAAILSEWKVPSEYRLYIIMIMLSFVGWPGLARLVRGQILSLKEQSFMMATEVLGLSDKRKILHHLIPNTVPLLLVVATLNVAGAILSESALSFLGLGVVPPTPSWGNMMDAANNFMDFRKRPWLWIPPGTVIFLTVVSINLLGDGLRDALDPKMRR from the coding sequence ATAACAGAACGTGTAGTGAAATCTCCTTCCTTGTGGAAGCAAACATACCGTCGGTTGAAAAAAAATAAATGGGCGATGTGCAGCTTATTCTTTTTAATATTTATGTTTTTAGTAAGTTTTATTGGCCCACATTTTTCACCTTATATTCTTGATCGGACAAATGTTGCGGATATTAATCAGCCTCCAAGTAGTGCCCATTGGCTAGGTACGGACAATTATGGACGGGATGTATTGACTCGTTTGATGATGGCAGGACAAATCTCTTTGACGATTGGTTTAGCTTCCATGTTTTTATCGATTGTTATCGGATCATTACTTGGTGCAATATCTGGCTACTATCGTGGGATAGTTGATATGGTAATTATGCGCTTAGCAGATATTTTAATGTCTATTCCAGGTTTACCGCTACTCCTAATTCTTGCTGCCATTTTATCTGAGTGGAAGGTTCCATCTGAATATCGTCTTTATATCATAATGATTATGCTTAGTTTTGTTGGTTGGCCAGGTCTTGCACGTTTAGTTCGCGGGCAAATTTTGTCTCTGAAGGAACAGTCATTTATGATGGCAACGGAAGTACTAGGCTTAAGTGATAAGCGAAAAATTTTACATCATTTAATTCCGAATACAGTGCCACTTTTACTAGTTGTTGCAACATTAAATGTTGCAGGGGCGATATTAAGTGAATCTGCATTAAGCTTCCTTGGACTTGGAGTTGTTCCACCGACACCATCTTGGGGAAATATGATGGATGCAGCGAATAATTTCATGGATTTTAGAAAACGACCATGGCTATGGATTCCACCTGGAACAGTTATTTTTCTAACGGTCGTATCGATAAATTTACTTGGAGACGGACTGAGGGATGCTCTTGATCCGAAAATGAGAAGGTAG
- a CDS encoding ABC transporter permease, which produces MKRYILHRFLQMIIILFGTSFIIFFLFAMLPGDYIDSNINLSPERAQELKALYGLDQPILQRYFTWLGNALHGDFGYSLKHQENVISLLNKYVWNSFIVAIIALFLTWTIALLTGVFSAIKQYSWFDGCVTFLVFAAMSFPSFFISLLFIKWFGVDLQILPIGGMIDTGSHSTGFAYILEVGKHMILPVIILTLLSVGSLTRYFRTGMLEVIRQDFIRTARAKGLKERTVIFKHALKNAILPAITLLAFELPGLFSGAIIMEQIFNWPGVGRIQLESVSFRDYPVLMAFTLFLSSLTIIGNFLADITYAAVDPRIRLK; this is translated from the coding sequence ATGAAGAGGTATATTTTACATAGATTTTTACAGATGATCATCATTTTATTTGGAACCTCGTTTATTATTTTCTTCCTGTTCGCGATGCTTCCGGGTGATTATATTGATTCCAATATTAATTTATCTCCAGAAAGAGCCCAGGAATTGAAGGCATTATATGGACTAGATCAACCGATTTTACAAAGATATTTTACTTGGCTCGGAAATGCACTACATGGTGATTTTGGCTATTCTTTAAAACATCAGGAAAATGTCATATCCCTGTTAAATAAGTATGTTTGGAATTCATTCATCGTAGCTATTATCGCTTTATTTTTAACTTGGACTATTGCACTTCTAACAGGAGTTTTTTCGGCAATCAAGCAATATTCATGGTTTGATGGATGTGTTACATTTTTGGTTTTTGCAGCGATGTCCTTTCCATCTTTTTTTATAAGTCTTTTGTTCATAAAATGGTTTGGTGTAGATCTACAAATATTACCAATCGGTGGAATGATTGATACAGGAAGTCATAGTACAGGATTTGCTTATATTCTTGAAGTAGGTAAACATATGATACTACCGGTAATTATTCTTACCCTTCTTAGTGTTGGATCGTTAACAAGATATTTTCGTACTGGAATGCTTGAGGTTATTCGACAAGATTTTATACGTACTGCACGTGCGAAAGGATTGAAGGAACGTACGGTGATTTTTAAACATGCGCTAAAAAATGCAATTCTTCCAGCTATTACATTACTAGCATTTGAACTGCCAGGACTTTTTTCCGGAGCAATTATTATGGAACAAATATTCAATTGGCCTGGTGTTGGAAGAATTCAATTAGAGTCTGTAAGTTTTCGAGATTATCCTGTGTTGATGGCATTTACATTATTTCTATCAAGTTTAACGATCATTGGGAATTTCTTGGCTGATATCACCTATGCGGCGGTTGATCCTAGAATCAGATTAAAATAA
- a CDS encoding ABC transporter substrate-binding protein, with protein sequence MVLSACALNSSSSKETSESKSKKVDNAAGVVSTESKKYEATDLSALPDKTKARKDTFIAGISAPGGVFLPYFYENGWDGNATDPIFAPLVNLDEEGKPVGILAENWDVSDDQLTYTFHLRKNLKFSDGTPLTADDVAFTLTLLHDPAYAGYQDISLAAIKGGKDYKEGKAKSIEGIKVIDPTTIEITTEKVNAKSLLLLGGQILSKAYYGKDYQYGKLDYLKDLYSKPMGAGPYKFEKYVPGQEIRYEANENYYAGKPKTKHLIYKIIDSTTSLQLFETGELDYAGFSADEDTVEQLKSLGFASIQTGPVNDFGFIYINNTRPQFKDKEVRQALIYGLDRQKIVDVKFKGFGQVANIPVSPVSWAYNDEGVNKYEFNADKAKDLLEKAGWKVGLNGIREKDGKKLIIHYLTSKADDPVIPIAKENYQDIGIKFEPEIMDFNALVSKLSDKDYDLATVSTSQILDPSDPVEELATNHPNNSAGYSNPKVDELIQKGLSTLDIEKRKEIYHELYKELGKDPAFILVHYRQSAKAISGQIEGLNPDNYTGISSSLPNISIKK encoded by the coding sequence ATGGTACTTTCCGCATGTGCATTGAATAGCTCAAGCAGTAAGGAAACATCGGAATCAAAAAGTAAGAAAGTAGATAATGCTGCAGGTGTAGTAAGTACTGAAAGTAAAAAATATGAAGCTACCGATCTATCAGCATTACCTGACAAGACAAAAGCGAGAAAAGATACATTTATTGCAGGTATTTCAGCTCCAGGAGGGGTGTTCCTTCCTTACTTTTATGAGAATGGTTGGGACGGAAATGCAACTGATCCAATTTTTGCTCCTTTAGTGAATTTAGATGAGGAAGGGAAGCCAGTTGGCATTTTAGCTGAGAATTGGGATGTATCAGATGATCAGTTAACCTACACATTTCATCTAAGAAAGAATTTGAAATTTAGCGACGGAACCCCGCTAACAGCAGATGATGTTGCTTTTACATTAACACTTTTACATGATCCAGCTTATGCCGGATATCAGGATATATCGTTAGCTGCAATAAAAGGTGGGAAGGATTACAAGGAGGGGAAAGCTAAATCAATCGAAGGGATTAAAGTAATTGATCCAACCACAATTGAAATTACAACCGAAAAAGTAAATGCGAAATCCTTGCTACTACTTGGAGGACAGATATTATCAAAAGCATACTACGGGAAAGACTATCAATATGGCAAACTTGATTATTTAAAAGATCTTTATTCTAAACCAATGGGTGCAGGGCCTTATAAATTTGAAAAATATGTACCTGGTCAAGAGATTCGTTATGAAGCTAATGAAAACTATTATGCTGGTAAACCGAAAACAAAGCATTTAATCTATAAAATTATTGATTCAACCACCTCTTTGCAGTTGTTTGAAACAGGAGAACTTGACTATGCTGGTTTCTCAGCAGATGAAGATACAGTGGAACAATTAAAAAGCTTAGGATTCGCTTCAATCCAAACCGGACCTGTGAATGACTTCGGATTTATTTATATCAACAATACACGTCCACAGTTCAAAGACAAGGAAGTGAGGCAAGCACTAATTTATGGTTTGGATCGCCAAAAAATTGTTGATGTAAAATTCAAAGGCTTCGGTCAGGTAGCAAATATTCCAGTTTCTCCGGTCTCATGGGCATACAATGATGAGGGAGTAAATAAATACGAGTTTAATGCGGATAAGGCAAAAGATTTATTAGAAAAAGCTGGATGGAAAGTAGGATTAAATGGTATTCGTGAAAAAGATGGAAAAAAACTAATTATACATTACTTAACATCAAAGGCGGATGATCCAGTCATACCAATTGCAAAGGAAAACTATCAAGATATTGGAATTAAATTTGAGCCGGAAATTATGGACTTTAATGCATTAGTTTCAAAGTTATCTGATAAAGATTATGACCTTGCAACGGTTTCAACTTCACAAATTCTCGATCCAAGTGATCCCGTTGAAGAATTAGCAACAAATCATCCAAATAATTCAGCGGGTTATTCAAATCCGAAGGTAGATGAATTGATTCAAAAAGGCTTATCAACCTTGGATATTGAGAAACGAAAAGAGATTTATCATGAGCTTTATAAAGAGTTGGGGAAAGACCCTGCCTTCATTCTTGTTCATTACCGCCAAAGTGCTAAAGCGATTAGTGGTCAAATTGAAGGTTTAAATCCAGATAATTACACTGGTATAAGCTCTAGTTTGCCAAATATATCGATTAAAAAATAA